One Nitrosomonas sp. PY1 DNA window includes the following coding sequences:
- a CDS encoding DEAD/DEAH box helicase translates to MSFQHLGLSSHLLQAISDQGYIKPTPIQERAIPIILSGKDVMGGAQTGTGKTAGFVLPTLQKLEIHANSSTSPAKHPIRALILVPTRELAVQVYDSIKVYGKYLSLRSAVIYGGVGIDSQISALRSGVEILVATPGRLLDHIQQKNIALNKVEVFILDEADRMLDMGFMPDIKQVIQLLPNQRQNLMFSATFSEEIKKLANKILIEPVLVEVAKQNTTNELITHIVYPVESGMKKALLKFLIESRELSQVLVFTKTKRNADLLTKYLNNSGITSLAIHGDRNQLQRMQALNSFKEGQVRVLVATDVAARGIDIDALACVINFELPKNPEDYIHRIGRTGRAGTKGYAISLVSKEDNNELAGIEKLLNTTIHKEKVIGFETDQSVSTQSTSSENQSKNKSSKSTRSIASNAVRAKSDGLSRQDNSRNSMNRERSPRKRPETHTRKNSDDALFTQPYVPKISGTKSTENSESTEKPHKHFNRPIPALLISRGVNKERS, encoded by the coding sequence ATGTCATTCCAACATCTCGGTTTATCAAGCCATTTATTACAAGCCATTTCTGATCAAGGCTATATAAAGCCTACGCCCATTCAAGAGCGCGCAATACCGATTATATTAAGTGGGAAAGACGTGATGGGGGGAGCCCAAACGGGAACAGGAAAAACTGCTGGCTTTGTTCTACCAACCCTACAAAAGCTGGAAATTCATGCCAATAGCAGCACATCCCCCGCAAAACATCCGATTCGTGCTCTGATTCTTGTTCCAACGAGAGAACTTGCAGTACAAGTTTACGATAGTATCAAAGTCTATGGAAAGTACTTGTCATTGAGATCAGCGGTTATCTACGGTGGCGTGGGTATTGATTCACAAATAAGCGCATTGCGATCAGGTGTTGAGATTCTTGTCGCGACGCCCGGGCGTTTATTGGATCACATTCAGCAAAAAAACATTGCACTCAACAAAGTTGAAGTATTCATTTTGGACGAAGCTGATCGAATGCTTGATATGGGGTTTATGCCTGACATCAAGCAAGTTATTCAATTGCTGCCCAATCAGCGACAAAACTTAATGTTCTCGGCGACATTTTCTGAAGAGATTAAAAAGCTTGCTAACAAAATTCTTATCGAACCCGTTTTGGTTGAGGTTGCGAAGCAAAACACCACCAATGAGCTGATTACTCATATTGTTTATCCGGTTGAATCCGGAATGAAAAAGGCGCTGCTGAAATTTTTAATTGAGAGTAGGGAATTAAGCCAAGTGCTGGTTTTTACCAAGACAAAGAGAAATGCAGACCTCCTGACTAAGTATTTGAATAATTCCGGTATTACAAGCTTGGCGATACATGGCGATCGCAATCAATTACAACGTATGCAAGCTTTGAATAGCTTTAAGGAAGGCCAAGTCAGAGTATTAGTTGCAACGGATGTGGCTGCAAGGGGCATTGATATTGATGCATTAGCTTGTGTAATTAATTTTGAATTGCCGAAAAATCCGGAAGACTATATACACCGAATTGGTCGCACAGGTCGTGCAGGCACTAAAGGATACGCGATTTCTTTGGTCAGTAAGGAAGACAATAATGAACTGGCCGGTATTGAGAAGCTTCTTAATACAACAATTCATAAAGAAAAAGTCATCGGATTTGAAACCGATCAGAGCGTATCAACTCAGAGTACTTCATCAGAGAACCAGTCTAAGAATAAATCTTCTAAAAGTACAAGAAGTATTGCATCGAATGCTGTTCGTGCAAAATCAGATGGCTTATCGCGGCAAGATAATTCTCGTAATTCAATGAATCGGGAAAGATCACCTCGAAAAAGACCTGAAACGCATACCAGAAAGAACAGCGATGACGCACTTTTTACCCAGCCGTATGTTCCAAAAATTTCTGGAACTAAATCCACAGAGAATAGTGAATCGACAGAGAAACCACACAAACACTTTAATAGGCCTATTCCAGCCTTACTGATTTCAAGGGGAGTGAATAAAGAACGAAGCTAA
- a CDS encoding NapC/NirT family cytochrome c has product MTGLQKGAIGTLLTGGLLGIVLVAVVFGGEAALSTEEFCTSCHSMTYTQKELKDSTHYGALGVNPGCKDCHIPQGFKNFHLALYTHAVDGARELYLELVNDYSTLEKFNERRLIMAHDARMNLKKWDSVTCRDCHRDPNPPGADAQEAHKKLKTEGATCIDCHQNLVHEEVAKTDLNASLAAGKMVLAKEEEGSEGEEEEDDEEEESESEESSDSSTGDAESSDDDSDDEDDEE; this is encoded by the coding sequence ATGACAGGATTACAGAAAGGTGCGATAGGTACGCTCCTGACAGGAGGACTGTTGGGGATAGTACTGGTTGCGGTAGTATTTGGAGGGGAAGCGGCGTTATCGACGGAAGAGTTTTGTACCAGCTGTCATTCGATGACGTACACGCAGAAGGAGTTGAAGGACTCGACGCATTATGGTGCATTGGGGGTAAATCCTGGATGTAAGGATTGTCACATACCGCAAGGATTCAAGAATTTCCACTTAGCGCTCTATACGCATGCGGTAGATGGTGCGAGAGAGTTATACTTGGAGTTGGTTAACGATTACTCGACGCTAGAGAAATTTAACGAACGTCGGTTGATCATGGCGCACGATGCGCGGATGAATCTGAAGAAATGGGACAGTGTGACTTGCCGAGATTGTCATAGGGACCCGAATCCACCTGGAGCGGACGCACAGGAAGCGCATAAGAAGTTGAAGACGGAAGGTGCGACGTGTATAGATTGTCATCAGAATTTGGTGCATGAAGAGGTAGCGAAGACGGACTTGAATGCGAGTTTAGCTGCGGGCAAGATGGTGTTGGCGAAAGAGGAAGAAGGTAGTGAGGGAGAGGAAGAAGAGGACGATGAGGAAGAAGAGTCCGAATCTGAAGAATCATCCGATTCGAGTACTGGTGACGCCGAATCGTCTGACGACGACAGCGATGATGAGGATGATGAAGAATAA
- the cycA gene encoding cytochrome c-550 CycA: MKHTVIYGFVVLALSAFFTGTVLADTFEGRTKCSSCHKSQAKSWKDTAHAKAMESLKPGARKEAKVKAKLDPEKDYTQDKDCVGCHVDGFGKKGGYTIEAAKKPLAAVGCESCHGPGKSYRGDHRKGGQAFESKGTTMQRKVLADKGQDFQFEEACSACHLNYEGSPWKGAKAPYTPFTPEVDKKYTFDFDKMVKDVKAMHEHYKLDGTFVGEPKFKFHDEFQANAKEKVADKKDKKGKE, encoded by the coding sequence ATGAAGCACACAGTGATATATGGTTTTGTTGTACTAGCGTTGAGCGCATTTTTTACTGGCACAGTACTAGCCGACACATTTGAAGGTCGTACCAAATGTAGTTCATGCCACAAATCGCAAGCCAAGTCATGGAAAGATACGGCGCATGCTAAGGCGATGGAATCGCTGAAGCCGGGCGCGCGCAAGGAAGCCAAAGTGAAAGCCAAGCTTGATCCGGAGAAAGACTATACACAAGATAAAGACTGTGTAGGTTGCCACGTAGATGGGTTTGGCAAGAAAGGTGGATACACCATTGAAGCTGCGAAGAAGCCACTTGCTGCGGTTGGCTGTGAATCCTGCCATGGACCGGGCAAGTCCTATCGTGGAGATCACCGTAAAGGTGGGCAAGCCTTTGAAAGCAAGGGTACCACCATGCAACGTAAGGTATTGGCTGATAAAGGACAAGACTTTCAGTTTGAAGAAGCATGTAGTGCATGCCATCTGAACTATGAAGGTTCACCGTGGAAAGGAGCGAAAGCGCCGTATACACCGTTTACACCGGAAGTTGACAAGAAATACACATTTGATTTTGACAAGATGGTGAAAGACGTGAAGGCGATGCACGAGCACTACAAATTGGACGGGACTTTTGTAGGAGAGCCTAAATTCAAGTTCCACGATGAATTCCAAGCGAATGCTAAGGAAAAGGTTGCGGACAAAAAAGATAAGAAAGGGAAAGAGTAA
- the haoB gene encoding hydroxylamine oxidation protein HaoB yields the protein MNATDRTGKAVRSGDKFLPSLGIILVTGGLLLLGWFFYLWFKPLPVFYSYEQIPLDQGDKKRISKIDLSNWPELKLERYQVKTIDVEKPIAEMIVARKGSDAPVLLDWKNNTAEVLYNLEKKPSELMELVTVIGKHAAPESLILSWWDTARQIKLLTGRDTLFTDHLNEPLILPLPWLEQSKAIQAYEAAFWGNTTDSQEQENFKRFSAALALPAQQGIQKLRELIGRDREAYLVIHVTDLYKLGLMYPDKIGVAYKNFPLTGNMHGMINHMKVQLKENDFHTYTLQSLADDEIRVFFLSDEMSSETLIARLLPFVDKTAPTEQDIAPVAYQQGGYWVYKIP from the coding sequence GTGAACGCGACTGACCGCACGGGAAAAGCAGTGCGGTCGGGAGACAAATTTCTCCCGTCACTGGGGATTATTCTAGTGACGGGAGGTTTGCTTTTGCTGGGGTGGTTTTTTTATCTGTGGTTTAAACCGCTGCCAGTTTTTTACAGTTATGAACAGATACCCTTAGACCAAGGCGACAAGAAGCGGATATCGAAAATAGACCTGAGTAACTGGCCGGAACTAAAGCTAGAGCGATATCAAGTTAAGACAATCGATGTAGAAAAGCCGATTGCGGAAATGATAGTTGCTCGAAAGGGTAGCGATGCACCGGTATTACTGGACTGGAAAAACAACACCGCAGAGGTACTCTATAATTTAGAAAAGAAGCCCAGTGAGCTGATGGAGCTAGTGACAGTCATTGGCAAACATGCGGCGCCGGAATCACTGATACTATCCTGGTGGGACACAGCGCGGCAAATCAAACTTCTAACGGGCCGAGACACGCTGTTTACCGACCATTTAAACGAACCGCTGATACTGCCGTTACCGTGGCTTGAGCAAAGTAAGGCCATACAAGCCTACGAAGCGGCATTTTGGGGTAATACGACAGATTCGCAGGAACAAGAAAATTTCAAGCGGTTTAGTGCTGCTTTAGCGCTTCCTGCGCAACAGGGCATTCAGAAACTACGCGAACTGATTGGCCGTGACCGAGAAGCGTATCTGGTTATTCATGTCACCGACTTATACAAGCTGGGTCTCATGTACCCGGATAAAATTGGCGTTGCCTATAAGAACTTCCCATTGACTGGCAACATGCACGGCATGATCAATCACATGAAAGTGCAACTGAAAGAAAACGATTTCCACACCTATACACTCCAATCGTTAGCGGACGATGAAATTCGCGTATTCTTTTTAAGTGATGAAATGAGTAGTGAGACACTGATAGCGAGGCTATTGCCGTTTGTGGACAAAACGGCGCCGACTGAGCAAGACATTGCGCCAGTGGCCTACCAGCAAGGTGGTTATTGGGTTTACAAGATACCGTAA
- a CDS encoding multiheme c-type cytochrome: MAMKLWLRAQVVMLGCMFVGLVQANSMPSVPNELFEALKIDRAKVTPKELHEALVKRYKDPEQGAGRGTLAQYWEPIPYGIYLDPATFYKSPTTNKEVASRKECVECHADESPVWVQAWKRSSHSNLDKIRNLKPEDPTYYKKGKLEDVEKNLRSMGRLGQDEQLKEVGCIDCHVDIGTKKKADHTKDIRMPTADVCGVCHLQEFAERESERDTMIWPHGQWPDGRPSHALDYKANVETTVWAAMPQREVAEGCSMCHTNQNKCDSCHTRHEFSAAESRKPEACATCHSGVDHNNWEAYSMSKHGKMVAMLGDKWNWEVQLKDAFAVGKQNAPTCAYCHMEYEGEFTHNMVRKIRWANYPFVPGVAENIKSEWAETRLDSWVVTCTQCHSERFARSYLELMDKGTLEGLAKYQEANDVVHKLYEEGLLTGQKTNRPAPPPPEKEGYAYFAQLFWSKGNSPAALELKVLEMHENDLAKMHVGLAHVNPGGWTYTEGWGPMNRAYVEIQDANTRIREMIALQERVKNLESSSKRSLLDLDGTTEKISLGGLGGGMLLAGTLALVGWRKRKQSEQV, encoded by the coding sequence ATGGCTATGAAGTTATGGCTGAGGGCACAGGTGGTAATGTTAGGCTGTATGTTTGTTGGGTTAGTGCAAGCGAACAGCATGCCGAGTGTACCGAACGAGTTATTTGAGGCATTGAAGATAGACCGTGCGAAGGTAACGCCGAAGGAGTTGCATGAGGCGTTAGTGAAGCGTTACAAGGATCCGGAGCAAGGTGCTGGCAGGGGTACGCTAGCGCAATATTGGGAGCCGATACCGTATGGGATTTATTTAGATCCGGCGACATTTTACAAATCACCGACGACGAACAAAGAAGTAGCGAGCCGCAAGGAATGTGTGGAATGTCATGCGGACGAATCGCCGGTATGGGTGCAGGCATGGAAGCGCAGCAGTCATTCGAACTTAGACAAGATTCGGAATTTGAAACCGGAAGACCCGACCTATTACAAGAAAGGCAAGTTAGAAGATGTTGAGAAGAACTTGCGTTCGATGGGGCGACTGGGACAAGACGAGCAGCTGAAGGAAGTTGGTTGTATAGACTGTCACGTGGACATTGGTACGAAGAAAAAAGCGGACCATACCAAAGACATACGTATGCCGACGGCAGACGTGTGTGGTGTTTGTCACTTACAAGAATTTGCTGAGCGTGAATCGGAAAGAGACACGATGATATGGCCGCACGGTCAATGGCCGGATGGACGTCCATCGCATGCGCTGGACTATAAAGCGAACGTAGAGACGACGGTATGGGCTGCGATGCCGCAACGTGAAGTAGCGGAAGGCTGCTCTATGTGTCATACCAATCAAAACAAATGTGATTCTTGCCATACACGCCATGAGTTTTCAGCGGCTGAATCACGCAAACCGGAAGCTTGCGCGACCTGTCATAGTGGTGTAGACCATAACAACTGGGAAGCGTACTCGATGTCTAAGCACGGCAAGATGGTAGCGATGCTGGGAGACAAGTGGAACTGGGAAGTTCAACTGAAAGATGCATTTGCGGTAGGCAAGCAAAATGCGCCGACCTGTGCTTACTGCCACATGGAATATGAAGGTGAGTTCACGCACAATATGGTTAGGAAGATTCGCTGGGCGAACTATCCATTTGTGCCGGGTGTAGCTGAGAACATCAAAAGCGAATGGGCAGAGACTCGTTTAGACTCATGGGTTGTTACCTGTACGCAATGTCACTCAGAACGTTTTGCGCGTTCTTACCTTGAGTTGATGGACAAAGGCACTTTGGAAGGCTTGGCCAAATACCAAGAAGCCAATGATGTTGTGCACAAGCTATACGAAGAAGGCTTGTTGACGGGTCAGAAGACCAACCGTCCGGCACCTCCGCCACCAGAAAAAGAAGGCTATGCATACTTTGCCCAATTATTCTGGTCGAAAGGCAACAGTCCTGCGGCATTGGAACTGAAGGTATTGGAAATGCATGAAAATGATCTGGCTAAGATGCACGTAGGCCTAGCCCACGTGAATCCGGGTGGATGGACTTACACAGAAGGCTGGGGACCGATGAATCGTGCGTATGTTGAAATTCAAGATGCAAACACACGTATCCGCGAGATGATTGCCTTGCAAGAACGTGTTAAAAATCTTGAATCATCAAGCAAACGAAGCCTGTTAGACCTAGACGGCACGACCGAGAAGATTTCTCTGGGTGGTTTGGGAGGCGGTATGTTGCTAGCGGGCACATTGGCCTTAGTAGGCTGGCGTAAACGTAAACAAAGCGAACAAGTTTGA